The Argonema galeatum A003/A1 DNA segment AATAATCTCAAAGCCTTACCTAGCAAAGTTTTGAGGATAAATTTAAGTTAATTTAGCACACTAAGTACGGAAGAGCCTATAATTCTCGACATATCGCTTTGATGCGTTAAAAATTAGCTGTTTTCTTTTCTCATCCAGCCCTTTGCCTATTCCACCAAAAAATCCACCTGCACCTTCCCAAAGCGTCTTGATAACGATACCAGTTAGGCTTTTGGTTGCGGCATCTACCAGAAGGGGTTCAAATCCTGTCATAAAGTTATTGGTGAAGCAATTATAGCTAGGGGCTAGGGGCTAGGGGCTAGGGACTAGGGTCGGAAGGGTTTATAATCAAGGGCTTCAGCAATTCATAATGTCCTAACCGCCAAGGCGGTTGCTATAAGAAGAGATTCGTTGCTCTCAATATAACCTACTAATCAAACTCGCCGCCATATATCCGCAGAGGAGCAGAGGAGCAGAGGAGCAGAGGAGCAGAGGAGCAGAGGAGAAAAAGAATGATAGATAATCTTCAAGCAGGAGATTTATTTTGACAATATGGTTTTCCTTAAGTTTCATAATGCCGCTGTCACTTGCACAAGTCCTTGACCTTGACGCTCTTTCAATTCACCTAAATCCTTACAGCTAGAAAAGAGTTCTTCCCTGAGTTCTGGTACTGTGATATCTGGATACTGTTCTAGGATAAGCGCCGCTATACCCGAAACAATAGATGTTGCTATTGATGTGCCATTCCAAGCTTCATACCCCCCGCCGATGACTGAAGAATAAACTGCCTCACCTGGAGCGACAAGGTAGGGAACTTGATACTGATGGTTATCAATAACGAGGGTGCCACTGCTGCTGAAACTGGCAATGCGATCGTTACCATTTGTCGCTCCCACAGATACAACACTCTTATAGTTTCCAGGACTACAGGTGATGTTGCGTCCATCATTTCCCACCGCACAAACAGGCAGTAAACCGACAGTTAATAGGTCTTCAACTAAATCGCTCATTTGATTCAAACATCCGCGAATACTAGCGGAAATATTGATAATTTGCACATCTGGTCTTGTAGCTGCCCATTCTAGTGCCTGAATAAAATTGGAAAGATTACCAACTCCCCGTGGTAAAATTAGACTGCTGATCAGTTTAGCTTGTGGTGCAACGCCAACATTTTTGCCGCAAATTAATCCTGCTATGTGCGTCCCATGACCATCAGTATCTTGGGGAGATGTTGGTAGAGCTTCCCAATGTTTGATATCAAAACTATAGGATTCAACTATTTTACCATGCAGTTCTGGGTGAGTTGAGTCTATGCCTGTATCGAAAACAGCAATGGTGACGTTTTTACCAGACCTTTCAAAACCTTTCCGACGTGCTGCTTCTAATCCTATAGCCTGCAAATGCCATAAGTCAGATGTGTCGATTTTCTGCTTTGTCGGAGTAACAGCGCGTCGGGGTTGAATCAAATCTATTAGCTGGTCGCGTAAAATTTGGACATTTGGCAGGTCTTGGCGCATTTGTTCGGCTTCGCGATCGCTCATTTCCGCGATCGTCGTTCCTGTGATTTTTGGCGCATTTCTACTGTTTAATATTTCGATAACGCCTCGATTTTGAGCGTCTTTAATCCAATCGCTAATTTCTTGCTGAACGGGATCTTCCATTTGTAACCAGGCAACTGACTGAACTTGTTCCTGACGCTTTTCAACTGTGAATTTTTTTGAAATAAGATCTAGGTAGCGTGCTACTGACATTGCCTTTGGGCGGATGATGTAAATAGTCATCGGTTTTCTATTATTTAATTTTACTTATGTTATCCTAGCGTCAAAAAGTATAGCAACCGCTCTCGTCGGTTAGGACAACTCCAACTCTTACCTCTTACCTCTTACCTCTTACCTCTTACCTCTTACCTCTTACCTCTTACCTCTTACCTCTTACCTCTTACCTCTTCCCTCTTCCCTAGCCCCTAGCCCCTAGCCCCTAGCTATAATACAGTGGTTTTCTGCCTAAACCCAGAAACCCGGTTTCTTGGAGAAACCGGGTTTCTTTAAGTTAGAGAAGGAGTACAATATCAAACCATCGCAGCAACCTTCAATTCAAAAATCTTTTCAATTGTATCCTCTACAACTTTATCCGGCGTCGAAGCACCAGAAGTAATACCGACTACAATTTTTCCATCAGACAACCAATTCTCTTCTACCTCTAAATTGCCGTGCAATAACTTATGTTCAATGCGATTGCCTGGGCCAATTCGTTCGGCACAATCGATATGATAGGAAGGAATTTGTCGCTCGATCGCAATTTGTTGTAATTGCGTAGTATTAGAAGAATTAAATCCACCAATCACCATCATTAAATCCAGTTTTTCTTCCACTAAATTCAACATTGCATCTTGACGTTCTTGGGTGGCGTCGCAGATGGTGTTAAAGCTTTGGAAATGCTGATTTAATTCACTAGGGCCATACTTTTTCATCATGGTTAGCTCAAAGAGTTTGCCGATTTGCTCGGTTTCGCTTTTGAGCATTGTGGTTTGGTTGGCAATGCCAATATGCTCTAAATCCTTGTCCGGGTCGAATCCGTCTGAGTAAGCACGGCTGAATTTGGTTATGAATTCGTCGCGATCGCCACCGTTAAGGATGTAATTGCTAACGTACTCAGCCTCTGTCATATTCAGCACGATGAGATATTTATCGGCAAAAGAACTGGTGGCGATCGTTTCTTCGTGTTTGTACTTCCCGTGGATAATCGAGGTGTAGCTTTTTTTCTTGTGTTTCTCGACTGTATTCCAAACTTTAGAAACCCAAGGACAGGTCGTATCGACTATTTTGCAACCTTTGTCGTTAAGCACCTGCATTTCTTGAACGCTGGCACCGAAGGCAGGTAAGATCACCACATCACCAGCACTAACGCTGGAAAAGTCCTTATTACCTTGGTTAACGGGAACGAACTCTACCTGCATCTCCCGCAACCGCTCATTTACAGAAGGGTTGTGAATAATCTCGTTTGTCACCCAAATGCGATCGCCTGGGAAGTGCTGGCGAGTTTCGTAAGCCATCGCTACAGCTCGTTCCACGCCCCAGCAAAAGCCAAACGCCTCTGCTAGGCGGATGGTAACGTTACCCCGTTGTAGGGTGTAGTTGTTTTCGCGGATTTCCTGAATCAGATTGCTTTGATATTCGGATTTGAGGACACCAGCGACTTCCTCTTGGTGACCAAATCCTTTGCGATGGTAATTCTCCGATTGTTGGAGCGATCGTTTGAAAGCTTTTGTGTCCATTCGTGTTTTTGATGTGATAGTCCATATCCAGCTATTTTCAGACTACCAGGGGCTAGGGGTTAGGGGCTAGGGACTAGGGAAGAGGGAAGATTTTGCTCCTTTGCCCCTCTGCCCCTCTGCCCCTCTGCTCCTCTGCTCCCCCACAACTGGGTTAAGTTCCATCTGGCGATACATTAGCAATGCGGAACGCCAAACTAAATAGCCTTGGCGGTTGAGGTGGAGTCCGTCTGTAGTCAGTTCGGGGCGAAGATTGCCTTGGTCGTCGGTAAACAGGGGGTATAAATGAAAATATTTTACTCGTTCTTCTTGAGCGATCGTCTCCAGCTGTAGGTTAAGCGATCGAATGCGATCGTTGGGGATAGCAAGCAAGCGATCGCGTCCTTCCCAGGTTGACTGTTCGCCGCCGTGGGGCAAAATCGACTGCACTACAATCAGAGATTGGGGATGAACCCGCCGCAAGCGGCGTACAATCAGCCGATACTTCCATAAAAGATCCTCGTCTGTGACCTGGCGAATCAAGTCATTGATGCCAATCATCACAAAAATGGTCTCAGGCTGGCTGCGGTCAAACAAATTTAATCGTCGCAGTAATCCAGCCGTAACTTCCCCAGAAATCCCCTGATTCAGCCAGCTAGTGTCTGAGGGTAATAAATCTGGCGGAAACCATAAACTCAAAGAATCCCCAGCCAAGACATTTAAATGCTGGGGCGGGTTTTCGGCTACTACCTTTGCTTCCTGCTCTAGGATGGCTACCCACTTTTGATAACTCAGCTGGTGGCGTGGCCCCAAAGGAGAAGCCGATACGGGTATTTCACGCATCAGGCTCTCTCGTGTCGTGGAAGCATTTAGCTGGGAATCGATGGGCAACCAATAATCGCGCAGCAGCCAGACAAGTAGCAGTGTTAGTAACCCATTAGCAGCCAGGGATAAAAACGCCCAGGTAGGCCAAGTTTTCCAGCGATGGGGCACTCGATCGGATTTAACTCATTTTGAATCTAATCGTAAAGTACCACTATCACAAAGGGAAAGTTACTGGCAGGATTTGTGAAGGACAACTATACTTCGCACGGGCATAAATGGGCGAAGCATTCCGTGAATAATTTGTTGGTTGAACCCAAAGATCTTTGACGGAATGCTTCGCCCCTACAGGGATAAAAAAAGCTCGGTCACAGACCGTGCTGAGTATAACTACTCCCTAGTAAAACTGAGACCAGAGGCAAACTCTTCGCCGTAAGCTTCTTCCCCATGTTCGTTGATATCCAGCCCTTGCTCTTCGGCTATAGGCTTTACGCGCAAAGCCATCACCGCGCCCAACGCTTTGAGGATGAGCAACGTGCCAACAGCTGCAAAAATGTAGGTCGCCGCAACACCCACGAATTGCTTCCACAACAACTCTGGGTGGCCTGCAAGCAAACCATCGGCTCCTCCGGAGTTAACAGCTTTATTGGCAAAAACACCTGTCAGAAGAGCGC contains these protein-coding regions:
- a CDS encoding S8 family peptidase: MTIYIIRPKAMSVARYLDLISKKFTVEKRQEQVQSVAWLQMEDPVQQEISDWIKDAQNRGVIEILNSRNAPKITGTTIAEMSDREAEQMRQDLPNVQILRDQLIDLIQPRRAVTPTKQKIDTSDLWHLQAIGLEAARRKGFERSGKNVTIAVFDTGIDSTHPELHGKIVESYSFDIKHWEALPTSPQDTDGHGTHIAGLICGKNVGVAPQAKLISSLILPRGVGNLSNFIQALEWAATRPDVQIINISASIRGCLNQMSDLVEDLLTVGLLPVCAVGNDGRNITCSPGNYKSVVSVGATNGNDRIASFSSSGTLVIDNHQYQVPYLVAPGEAVYSSVIGGGYEAWNGTSIATSIVSGIAALILEQYPDITVPELREELFSSCKDLGELKERQGQGLVQVTAAL
- a CDS encoding 4-hydroxy-3-methylbut-2-enyl diphosphate reductase, whose product is MDTKAFKRSLQQSENYHRKGFGHQEEVAGVLKSEYQSNLIQEIRENNYTLQRGNVTIRLAEAFGFCWGVERAVAMAYETRQHFPGDRIWVTNEIIHNPSVNERLREMQVEFVPVNQGNKDFSSVSAGDVVILPAFGASVQEMQVLNDKGCKIVDTTCPWVSKVWNTVEKHKKKSYTSIIHGKYKHEETIATSSFADKYLIVLNMTEAEYVSNYILNGGDRDEFITKFSRAYSDGFDPDKDLEHIGIANQTTMLKSETEQIGKLFELTMMKKYGPSELNQHFQSFNTICDATQERQDAMLNLVEEKLDLMMVIGGFNSSNTTQLQQIAIERQIPSYHIDCAERIGPGNRIEHKLLHGNLEVEENWLSDGKIVVGITSGASTPDKVVEDTIEKIFELKVAAMV
- a CDS encoding GDSL-type esterase/lipase family protein, whose amino-acid sequence is MPHRWKTWPTWAFLSLAANGLLTLLLVWLLRDYWLPIDSQLNASTTRESLMREIPVSASPLGPRHQLSYQKWVAILEQEAKVVAENPPQHLNVLAGDSLSLWFPPDLLPSDTSWLNQGISGEVTAGLLRRLNLFDRSQPETIFVMIGINDLIRQVTDEDLLWKYRLIVRRLRRVHPQSLIVVQSILPHGGEQSTWEGRDRLLAIPNDRIRSLNLQLETIAQEERVKYFHLYPLFTDDQGNLRPELTTDGLHLNRQGYLVWRSALLMYRQMELNPVVGEQRSRGAEGQRGKGAKSSLFPSP